The DNA sequence CAAGATTTACTACATTCCACATGTTGAGCAAGGTGCAGGTGATGGCTGGTTGATGAATGATGACCGCACGCCAAACGCTGCCGCTTGTGAGATGCTCGGATTTGAGGCTTTGACCATAGAGGAATTCAAATCCAAAGCTTCCAAGGCCAACGCGCTCTATGCCTTGGAAAATGATCGTGCATTGGCAGAATTGGGAGACGCTTTGGATCGAATGCCTGTCATCGCCCATAGTACCCACAATTCCGAGTTGTACACCAAGGTGGATGTGCTGCTTCCTGCTGCTTTGAGTATTGAAGGTGAAGGTACCTTTATCAATGCCAAAGGTGCTGCCCAAGTGTCCAAGATGGCTCGTCAGATCCGTCAGATGACTCCTGAGCAATGGATGAGTATCCCAAAGAGCCGCTTGGATAAAGCTGCCGTGGCAGTGGATAACTGGAGAAACCTGGAGAACATTTTCGATGTCCTGCCGAGCTGGGATCTGACTAGCCGAGTAGGCCGATACATGGGATTCGATCTTTCATACAAAGAACATCGTGATATCTTTGCAGCAGCAAAGCGCGAGTTCGAAGTGCTGAAGGATATCAAGGTATCTTACAAGCCTTCCAAAGAAGCCTTTAAGTTCACCCAGCTGGAATACGCTCCGCGTTGGTAAGCTGTGTGTCAAGACATAAATTATTAGTCAAAAAGGCGTCAGAAGACGCCTTTTTCTTTGAACTGAACTTCCATCGAAAAGCGGCCCGTTTGGAGCCATAATGCGAGCAAGCTATGGATTTTGATCTGTCTGATATCCGAAGATTGTATGGAGACCGATTGTATATCGTGCCTGCCCAGAACATTTCTGAGGATCAGGCAGAGGCTTCTCCCGTCCCTGAGGATTCCTCCTTGCCAGGTCAAGAGCCCAGCACAGCTCCCGTTGCCCCTCCGAAGCCTGAAGAGCAATCTCCTGAAGTTCAACAATCTGAACAGGTAGAGTCACAAGCTCCTGTCATCCCACAAGAGGTCGTGCCTCCCAAGCCCGTCACGTCCCCCCCTTTCGAGGCGGGACGATTAACTGCGGGGAAACCAGTTCAGTGGAAATTGAGACCAACTGCCAAGATGGTATTGGTACTTTCTGAGGAGGAATTCCGCAATCGGCAGCTGACCGGACAATTGAAAGTGTGGGTAGAGCAAGCGGGTATTCCCATTCAGGAGGTGGGATTCGGCGTGTTCGATGGTCAAGATTCTTCTTGGGATTTTTCCCAATCTCCCTTATTGACTGTATTGTGTTTTCATTCCATGGCTTCGACTGTGGAACCATATTATCAGGTTGGTCCCACCCGCATCTGGATGTGTCCTTCATTGGCACACGGACAGCAGGACGCCAACGCATCTTTGTCTATTCTCAATCAACTGAAGCAAGCCTACCAAACGATCTCATGAGCATGAGACAACAATTGCTATTTGGAACGAACAACGCGCACAAGCTGGAGGAGATTCGAGCTATCGTGGGCGATAAATACGAGGTCGTCGGACTCGCAGATCTGGGGATTTCCCTAGATGTGGAAGAGACGGAACCCACGTTGGAAGGAAATGCAGAGCTTAAGGCTCGCGCGTATTTCGAGGCCAGTGGGGTGCCCTGTTTCTCCGATGACACCGGATTGGAGGTGGAGGCCCTTGGAGGCGCTCCTGGGGTGTATTCTGCCCGCTACGCGGGTCCTGACTGCTTATATCAGGATAATGTCGACAAACTCCTTCGGGAAATGGGAGGCAAGTCCAACCGCTCGGCAAAATTTCGGACATCGATTGCCTTTTATGACGGGCAAGTTCTTCGAATTTTTGAGGGAGAAGTACTCGGAAAAATCACTGAGACAGAAGCTGGAAAAGGGGGATTTGGATATGATCCTGTATTCTTGCCAGATGGTGAATCTCTGACTTTTGCGGAAATGGAACCAGCTGCCAAGCATGCCATTTCTCATCGGGGACGAGCAGTGCGTAAATTTGCAGACTTTTTGATGCAAGAGTCCCTATGAGCCAGCCCGTTCCCAAGCCCTATCTAGTGGGTATCTGTGGGGGCAGCGCTTCAGGGAAAACATATTTGCTCAATCAGCTGCTCCAAGCGTTGCCTGCTTCACAGGTAACCCTGATCTCTCAAGACAATTACTACTTTGATCTGGATCATCAGATTCGGGATGAGGAAGGGTTGGTGAATTTCGATCACCCACAATCCGTCGATCTGGTCAAACTCTATGAGGATGTCCAGAAATTGATGCAGGGTGAATCCGTAGAAATCGCGGAATATACATTCAACAACCCCGGCAAAGAGTCTTGTACCATTGTGATGGAACCTCGACCCATTATTTTGCTAGAGGGAATCTTCGTCTTCTATCTCGCAGAAATGCGGGAACTGTATGACCTGAAGGTCTTCGTGGAAGCCAAGGAACATGTCAAGCTCTCCCGTCGACTAAATCGGGACATTGCAGAGCGTGGGTTGAATATGGAATCCATCTTGAGAGACTACGGCAAGTTCGTGGCACCCATGTACAATCGCTATGTAGTTCCTACCAAGGATCTTGCTGATATCATTGTGCCCAACAACGACAACAAACGGATGGATGCTGCGATATCTGTCCTCGTCAACCATATGAATACCGTTTTGGAGAAAGATCTGGGATAACCATCTTCCTGTCGGTAAAATTCTTAAGCGACCATCTTCGAAAGGGGATGGTCGTTTTGCTTGTTGGGATGGGATTGAAGCCACTCCAATAGCCTTCCAATGATGGAATGAAGTGGATACAAAAAAAGAGGCTGTCTCAAAAGAGACAGCCTCTGGCTTATCTAATCAGCAGCAATTACTCTGCAGACTCGTCTTTGGTATCAGACTCATTGGCTTCCATTTGCTTTTTCAGCTGGGCCAATACGTCAGCTTGTTCTCCCAAGGTAGTGGAAGCAGCTTTACCGGATGGAGCAGAAGCTTTGCTTCCTCCGCTCTTTTTGGCAGGCTTCTTCTTCTCTACAGGAGCATCCTCAGACCAAGACTTGGTGTGAGAGAGTACGAGGCGTTTCGCGTCCTTGTTGAACTCGATTACCACGAACTCAGCCACTTGGTCGGCTTTCAGTTCCTCTTGACCTTCAGCTACCTTCAGGTGCTTAGCAGGAACAGTTCCGTCAACCCCGTAGTCCAACTCGACGATAGCGCCTTTGCCGTCGATCTTCTTGATGGTACCATTGTGCTTGGAACCAACGGTGAAGATAGATGCGAAGGTATCCCATACGTCCTCGGTGAGCTGCTTGTGGCCCAGGCTCAGACGGCGGTTTTCTTCGTCGATATCCAATACGACAACCTCGAGATCTTCTCCAGTTTGTACGTACTCGGATGGGTGGTTGAACTTCTTAGTCCAGGAAAGGTCGGAGATGTGTACGAGACCATCGACACCCTCTTCCAGCTCAACGAACAGACCGTAGTTGGTCATGTTGCGAACGATACCTTTGTGAGCGGAACTAACTGGGTACTTGGTAGTAATGTTAGTCCAAGGATCATCCTTGAGTTGCTTGAGGCCGAGAGACATTTTCTTGTCTTCGCGGTCGATGTTCAAGACTACTGCTTCCAGCTCATCACCCACTTTGAAATCTTCAGTTGGGTTTTTGATGTGCTGAGACCAGGACATCTCACTGGTGTGGATCAAACCTTCCACACCTGGGATGATTTCGAGGAATACCCCGTAATCAGCGACAGTCACAACGCGACCCTTGACTTTAGATCCTTCGGAGATCTCGTCAGACAAGGACTCCCACGGGTGAGGAGTGAGTTGCTTCATGCCCAAGCTGATACGCTTCTTGGCATCGTCGAAGTCGAGTACTACAACGTTGACTTTTTCGTCGAGGTTGAGTACCTCTTGAGGATGGTTGATACGTCCCCAAGAAATATCGGTGATGTGCAAGAGGCCATCTACGCCACCCAGATCGATGAAGACACCGAAGTTGGTCATGTTCTTGACCATACCCTCGAGTACCTGTCCTTTCTCCAAGTTTTGCAGAATCTCTTTGCGTTGTTCTTCGAGTTTGGCTTCGATAAGCACTTTGTGGGAAACGACCACGTTTTCGTAAGCGTGATTGATTTTCACCACCTTGAACTCCATGGTACGACCTACATATACATCGAAGTCACGGACTGGCTTCACGTCGATCTGAGAACCAGGCAAGAACGCCTCGATACCGTCGATGTCGACTACGAAACCACCCTTGGTACGACGCATAACGTATCCCATAAGGATAACATCGCTCTCCATGGACTGGTTGATTTTCTCCCAAGAACGCATGCTCTTAGCACGGCGGCGGGAAAGAATCAATTGACCGTTTTGGTCTTCGACTTTTTCGACGAATACCTCAACGGAATCTCCGGGCTTGAGATCTGGTGTGTCCCGGAATTCGTTGGAAGGAACGATCCCTTCAGATTTGAATCCAATGTTCAAGACAATTTCCTTGTCTCCCATGGATACGACGGTACCTTCGATGATCTCATTCTCGTTGAATTCACGCAAAGTGCCGGAGTACATGTCCTCCATCTTCTTGCGCTCTTCCTCGGAATAGTCATCCTCGGTTTTCCACCAGTCGTCATCGTCCTCCTCTTCGAGTACTGAGGCTAGGAATTGCTCACGCTCAGTTGCGGGGTTGGTCTCCAGATGTTGATCCTCCGGAGTGTTTTGTTGTTGTTCTAATTGCTTGTCAGTTTCTTCTGCCATTTAATTGGTCTCCTTTCTGCTCAGGTTCACTGAGCGGACGCAAAGTTAAGGCTAAAATTTTTGAAATGCCAAGAACCGCAAGGGTTTAGCCAAGTTTTCTAAGAGAATGCGCCCAAATCCCGAAAATTTATCGGGTTCTTCAGGAAAATGATGGCAGGATATAGTCCCCAGAAGCTAAGGGATAGGATCTGCAAATTAACCAAAATGAGCCTAGTAGCTTCATGAGTGGGGTTTTGTATCCCGATGTGAATGGATTTTTTCGCAAATAGTCAGACATCTTGCGATCTATATGGAGGAATCCATTCTTTCGGAGCATTTCATCTGGAATTCGGATTCCCGAATGTGGTAATGATCGCATAACATGGAATGCGTAACATCGCAAAATCCTTAGATGATGTATTCACAGATCTCCACATATATCGAATCGTGTCAAGCAGAAATAGACACGATCGATGCAGGTCGAAAAGCAGACCTCGATCGACTCGCGCAGAAAATCGCTGATCGTATCCAAGACGGCAGCCCGCTCAACCTCCTTTATATATGTACCCACAACTCTCGTCGGAGCCACTTCGGGCAAGTCTGGGGAAAGGTAATGGCAGCGTATATGGGAATCTCTGGTATTTCCTCATTCTCTGGAGGAACTGAAACGACCGCTTGCCATCCCAATTCCGTAGCCGCCATCAAACGAGTAGGTTTTCAGGTCGATGCCATTACCGAGGGCGACAACCCCCATTATGAGATTCGTTACGATGATGCCACTGAGCCGATGTTGGCCTACTCCAAAGTCTTCCATGACCCGGCCAATCCCCAGAAAGATTTCTTTGCCATCATGACTTGCAGTAGTGCCGATGCAGCCTGCCCATTTGTCCCTGGGGCAGATTTCCGTATTCCGTTGCCATACGATGATCCCAAAGCCTTTGATGGAACGGATCTTCAAGATGCCAAATACGATGAGCGTTGCCGCCAAATCGCCACTGAGCACGCATACATGTATGAACAGGTATCGGCAAAGCTGAAAGAAACACAAGCTTAAATAGCGCCATTTCAGCGTTTGGTATCATCAAGCTTTACCCATCTGTGATTCTTCCTATAGAATCGCGGATGGGTATTTTGGTAAATGGACTTTTCCCCTAAAAAGGTAGGGGTTCGCAAGTTGTTGATTTTCAGTATTGTGTGAATCGGCTTGAAAATCTTACATGGGGATAAGTCGGTATTCGACCATTGATAGTCTTGAATTCAAACATTTCCATACCAATAGAAGGCATTTTGGGTAAAATTCTTATCGCGAAATGACATGTTTATGTTGCTGTCTATTTTATTTCGTTAATTCATCCTTATTGACAAGGACGCCTATTCCCAATACCAAATATTCCGAATACGTCCATGTTCGATACCTGTCTGCTTCTGTATCTCCCTTTCTAGCCCTACCATCGTGTATGAGGCTTTCCTTTCCAGATTTATTGCTCCATCCAGAGATCAGCATACCCCTGATCGGTTTATCGCATTTCTATTCCCACAGAAGCAACAAACCCGGCTAACATGAAACGACTTTTTCTCTCAATTTGGATGATCACCATCGGTACGTTGGCGGTATGGGGTCAAGGCTCCGGTAATTCGATTTCATTTGATGGATTCAATCAACTGATCACCGTTCCCAAAAGCGGGGTCTCCATCGGAGGTACCTCCATTACGCTCGAAGCTTGGATCAAGCTCGAAGATGCCAGCGAAAATAATCAGACCGTGATGCAGCTCGGGCAGAACTACGGATTCTGGTGGCTGCGTGCCGGGTCTGATACAGCTGAGGTCGCATTCTATGATGGAGTTGCATGGAATTATTTCGCTTTTGGGCAAGACCGAAATTGGTTTGAAAATGAATGGCACCACGTGGCGGCAACTTATGACGGTACCACCGTTACGACCTACATCGATGGACGAATTGATCGAACCTATGCTTACTCTTCTTCCCTGAGCACTTCGGGGGGCGCCTTAGGGATTGGCGGAAAGATCAATTCCGCCGCAGGAGCGCGCTATTTTGTAGGCCAAATCGATGAGGTGAGATCTTGGAATGTCGTCAGAACGGTCGATCAGATTCGATCTTCGATGTGCATGAAACTCGATGGATCTGAAACCGGATTGGTGTTTTATTTCCGATTTGACGAGGCATCTTCTGATCCATTTGGGGTAATTGACCTGACGGGAAATGGCAACAATGGTTCTTTTAACAATATGACTGATGCGGAGATCCAGACTTCTGGTGCTCCGATCGGAGACGTTAGCAACTATCTGTATTCCACGAATTATTCGGGGTTATCCTTGACGGTTGTTGGACTCAATGGGGATGAATTGACGATCAGTGATATCTTGCCTATTTCCGGAGCCAATTCTTTGGATGGAATTCAAATTTTCAGGGTCGATGGAGCGCCCAATGTCACTACGCCTGCTGCTGGATTGGATTTGGTGTCTGAAGTCAATTATTTCGGAATATTCCCCATTGGAGGAGATGGTTCCAATACCGCTACCTTGGTGTATGATTACGAGGGACACCCCGGGATTTCGGACGAAACCACCCTCGATTTGGCTACGAGAGATGACAATTCCACCTCTGCTTGGGGTAATGAAACCACCTCGATCAATACCAATGAGAACACCGTCACCATAACGAATGCGAATATTGCTCAGCCCCAAGAGCTGATCTTGGCAAGTACCGGCAACAATACCTTCCCAATCGAACTCATCTACTTTACTGCCAGATGGGAAGAAGACGATGTGCAGCTAGATTGGGGGACTGCTTCAGAAATCAACAATGATTTCTTCACCCTTGAGAGATCAGAGGATGGGAGCCTGTTTGATCCCATCGAATGGGTAGAAGCTGTCGGAAATAGTCAGGAAACGGTTCGCTACCAATCCTTTGATCGAAACCCCGCTGGAAAACATCTTTATTACCGTCTCAAGCAAACCGATGTCGATGGAGCCTTTAGCTACTCCAACATCGTTGAGGTCTCCAAAGTGGATGTGGGAAGTGCTGGATATGCCTTTTATCCCAATCCTGCTTCCAATCAATTGAATGTCGCGCTGGCAGAAACTCCCTTCGACGGAGCCCCTTATCAGATTCGATTCTACGATTCGATGGGCCGTCTTCATTTGACAAAGGAATTGGAAAGTCAGACTGCGCTGCATCACATTTCTGTGGCGACACTCCCCAATGGTGTGTATGTCATGGAGGTGATTCACAAGGCGCGCCGGGAATTCCAACGTGTACAGATTCAACATTGATCAGCTCCATCCGGAATTGAGCTGTAGACCTCAGCGGCCCCCACCTCGGTGACGAAGTGGGGGCCGCGATTGATTTTGGGGAAGTTTATGCTAGAAGTTGATTCGGATACCGCCTCCGGAATCGAAGCTGGTCCATGCAAAGGCTGGTACCAATTCGAAGTATGGACCGATATCGATAAATAGCGAAATGGGGGTGTCAGGGATAAATAGTTCAACACCCAGGACTCCAGTCAAGCCAGCGGCAAATCCGCGATAGGTACGGCCTTGGTTGTCGTTGTAATAGCTACTGAACCCCATTTGGCCACCTACGCCATAGTAAAGGTCCATGATTCTGATGCTTGGGATGGTGGATTGCCAGAGGTAATTGGCAGTGACTCGGGTCGATGACCTGAACTCTCCGCCTCGATATGCCCGGCCATAATTCCAGCCGTATCCCCACCGTCCGATGGTGAGATCTAGCGCATGGCCTCCGCCAAGATATTTTTTCACATTGAGCCCGCTGGGTTCGCCGCCCCGAGCGCCTACTGCCCAGTCCCGAGATTGACCAAAAGCAGCAGCTGAAATAGCCAAGCCCAATACCAAGAGGAATAACTGTTTTAGCATAGATTCAGGTTTCCCCAAAATTCCGGCATTTTCTCGAAAATGTGTTGACTAATTGCGAATGGGTAATATTTCTCTCCAGAAAAGAGAAGAGGGCGTTTTGGCAAATAGGCAGTACTCGGGCATACATCCTTCTCGCTTGGACCAAGGGACCTATTCCCCAGCTCCTTCCATCAGCTCTTTCGATTGGGAATAACCGTTTCAAATCCCATGAACACAAAAAGGAGCCGCAACATGGCGACTCCTTGTATACCAACTATGGACAAAAGTAGATTTGCTGATTGTGTTTGATTGTCTTAAGCAAAAACTAGCATGCCTGGTTTCTATGAAATGCCAACGTCACCGCAGAGAGCTTTTCGAGAAAATGGGGCACTCGGCGGCGTGAGATGAGCAATTCCTTGCCATTTTCCATGGTGACCGAGCCTCCCTGGCTTCGTGAATAGGAACTGACGTATTTGAGATTGACCACATAGGATTTGTGGATACGGACAAACCACTTGGTGTCGAGGAGTTCTTCTACGTGCTTGATCGATTTGCTAACCATCATGGTTTTTCCGCCTACTAGATGGATTTTGGAATAGGACCCGTCAGCTTCCACCATCATGATGTCTGTCTGATCTACCAAAACATACCCATGTTCTTGGGGGACGCTCAGTCTACAGGGGTGTGGGGCAGGTTCTGTGAGCATGCGCTGGAGCACCTCCATCATTCCCGATAGGAGCTCAGGAGTTTGACTGAGTTGTGCATGATGGTGCTGGATAAACTGGATGAGTGGGACGGTAAGGGGGCTTGGTTGAGGAATATAGGTAGGTTGTGGTCTGGGACTTTGCATGGAAAATTCGATTAGGGTAGTTGAATGGAATCGGTTCGTGAGCTTGGTACAGACTCCCCTAATTGTGTTAACAGGTTCCTGAAAAAAAAGCAAATTTCCCGATTTAGTTCCCCAGATGACCCGTCCAGAGGGTTTCCCAACTTTCCACCTGTTGCCAATCGGAGTGGGGGAGTGCTGGCGATACCATGCTGATCCGATCGAAGGTAATGGGCGGCCAGTCGCTCAAAGACGCCAAGATTTCCTTGCGGTGCTTGTGGGGCAATACATGATACAGGATGCTCACATGAGGGTGGTATGACTCATTGGGCATGGTCGATGAGAGCTGGGAGATTTCGGATCTCAAGTACTGTAGCGCAGGAGTTGAGACAATTTCCCAAACCAGACTTCTAGACCAAATATCTCCAGCGCTGAATTCCCTACCCGATAAAACCAAAGGGCTTTGCTGAGCGGACCAATTGTCCCATTCAGTCCAATCGTGGGAAATCGTGAGATGGATCGGGGAAAATAGGGTGAGATGAGGCTCAAACTTGGGAGCGCCAAAACGTTCGGCCATAATATCAATTTCCCGCTGAATCCATTGGTAATCGGACTCAGCGGGAATTAGCCAACATGAAGATCTACGGTCCATGTGATTTTTGGGAGAAGATCGCCAATTAGGCCTTCACTACCAATGACGACAAATCGGCTGGATGATTTTTCTTGGGGAGGTGCTTGAGAAGCAGGTTTTTCAATTGTCGATAATTGATGGGCTTGGTGGCAAAATCCACCATGCCCGATTGAGCCACTTGCTTGCGGATCCTGTCATCCGATTCCGCGGTCAAGGCGATTACTGGAAGATCTGGGAAGTCAGCCCTGATTGCCCGGTTGGCCCCGAAGCCGTCCATGACAGGCATTTGAAGGTCCATCAACACCAGATCGAATTCTGTGTGATGAACGATTTCCGCAGCTTGTTCCCCATTGTCAACAGTGATGCAGGAAAGTCCCATCCTTCCCAATAACTTGCGTATGATAAGCGCATTGATGGGATTGTCCTCTGCCAACAGGATTTTGGATTGCTTGGACATCGTTCTTCCCTCGATATTGACTTCGTTGGCTGGCGTGACAGAGAGCGGCAGTTCCAAGATGAAGTAGAAATCCGATCCTTCCCCTTCTTTGCTTTGTACCAGGAGCTTACTCCCCATGAGATCCAAAAGTTTGCTGGAGATCGTCAATCCCAAGCCTGTTCCCCCATACCTGCGCTCCGTTTCCAAACTAGCCTGAGAGAATGCCTCCAGAATTGCAGACTGCTTTTCTTTGGGGATTCCGATGCCTGTATCCTTGATGCCTATTTTGAGATACGCTTCCCATTTAGTTTTCCTCAAAACATGGGCATACAGTTTCACCGAGCCGTGATGGGTGAATTTGAGCGCGTTCCCCAACAGGTTATGGACGATTTGTGAAAGTTTGGTTTCGTCGCCAATGACCCACTCGGGCACGTCGTCGTCAAAGGACCTGACAAGATCCACTCCTTTGGATTGTGCCAAGTTGGAAAAAATGGCCATGCTCGTTTGGCTGATTTTCTCGAGACTCATCGGCGCTTGTGCAAGCTGGACTTTTCCCGCCTCCAGCTTCGATTCCATCAAAATGTCATTGAGCAGTTTCAACAGATGGCTTCCCGCGTGTTGAAGGGCTGCAAGATGTGGATACTGATTATCCAGATGAGGTTCGTTGAGGAGAATGTCGGATAGACCAGCGATCGCGTGTAGGGGAGTCCTGATCTCATGACTCATGGTGGAAAGGTGTTGCATATGACTATCGCACCGATCCCATGCCAAGGCTTTTTCTTCCTCCAGTCGTGAGATTTCGTGTTTGTGGGCCGTGATGTCCCGACCGATACCATAACGGACTTTTCCATTGCCGTGAAATTTCCACTCTACGTATACCGAGTGGTCTTGAGGGGTGTGGTGTTTGGCCCAGAATTGTCCATGTCCATGCTGGAGGACATGGGGAAGCTCGCGTGCTCCTGCAGAGATCGATTCGCTAAAATAACAGGTGTGAGTGTCGAATGGCAGATTCATCAATCTTTTGGCGCTGTCATTGGCCCACAAGATCTGACCCTGATGATCCATTTGGATAAAGAAGTCCCGTACTTCTGTAAATTCACTTGGGATCATCGGAGAAGCTGGTTGCCGAAATGCCGTACGCCAACAAATGTATCCCACTATTCCCATGAGGATGCCGCCAGATAGAGATGCCTGTAGCGGAAAGATCCCCAACAGGCAGGCTATCAGGAATACGCTCAACAAGCCAGCTGCCAGGATTTGGTCAATGTGGGGCTTGGACTGATTCATCATCTTCGCGTAGGTAGGATGCTTAAAACCTGAGGTTGGGTTGGTCGGTAGTAGGTATGGTTGAAATTCAGGGATAATTTAACTCTTGCATATTTCAATAATATGCAAATTGTGAATCTGTTCTTACTGGCTGGCAAATAGGTGTTTATAAGCCTTTTTTGTACGCTTGTGCAACCATTTATCCAAAAAAACGACAGGCTCACACTTGGCTTGATACCATCTGAGAGCCATTTTTGACGAAGGTTCGTATTAATCTTCATGGACGCGAAACAGGAAGAATCCCTCATCTGGCGCCAAAAAGCTAACGAAGTCTAAGCGGACATTTCATGACGTGAGACCACGGATTTCTGACGTAACAAAGAAATCGGGCGGTTTGGATTGGTGGAAGGGGCAGAAATTGGAGAATTTACGTCTATCTCGAATCCCGCATATCGGCATTCACACCCAAACGATCTTCCTATGAATCGCATCAAGTCTACCCAAGTTGACGCACCTGCTCTCCGGATTCTAGTGGTGGAGGACAACGACATCAACCAGCTTTTGGCCAAGAAGATCTTGTCGATGCTCGGTCACCAGATCGATTTGGCAGAAAATGGACTGGCTGCGGTAGACGCTGCAAGGAAAGTGTCATATCACTTGATCCTCATGGATATCAGAATGCCCGAAATGGACGGCCTTGAAGCCACTCAGGTGATCCGACGTGGATTCGGGGGAGATCACCAACCTATGATCTTTGCGATGACAGCGTTGGATTCGGAGGAAGATGAAGACCAGTGCCTCACGGTAGGGATGGATGGGTTTCTCACCAAGCCACTTTCTGTTTCGCATCTCCGTGAAAAACTGGCCGAATGCAAGGCGCATTTCAATCTGCCTGCCAAGTGATATCGCCCCATCATCGATCCAGCCCCAACATTTTCTGAATTTTTTGCGAAGCTTTGAGCCCATGGCCTGTCAGGACTGTGGCAATATGCTCATCAGGTGCTGCATGTTTTTGAAGGTATTGGGAAACTCCCGCCAAAACTGCCGCTGAGGTAGGTTCTACAAATTGACCCAATCCACACAGCTCGATCAAAGCCTCCTTGATATGGGCTTCTTCAACCGCCAAAATGGTCCCTCCGCTATTTCGGATTTCCCGAATCATCTGATCCCCTCGCTTTGGAGCGGCGATGGCAATCCCTTCAGCATAGGTGGGTTGGCCGGAATAGGGAGCTAGGTGATCGCTCCCCTGCTCAAAGGGCCTCAGAAGTGGGGCACAATTCGCCGCCTGAATGCCTATGAGTTTGGGAAAGTGGCGGATGACCCCCATATCTATCATTTCTCGGAACCCTATTGCGGCTCCCAAAATCAAGGTGCCATTACCCGCAGGAAGAATGACGGTGTCAGGGGCCTGCCAACCGAGCTGCTCGCACAGTTCGTAGGCAAAGGTCTTGGTGCCTTGATAAAAGAATGGATTCCATACATGACTCGCATAAAAGGTGCTGGCAGCCGCTTCCAAGGCAGCATCTGCTGTCTGCTCCCGA is a window from the Pontibacter sp. G13 genome containing:
- a CDS encoding LamG-like jellyroll fold domain-containing protein — encoded protein: MKRLFLSIWMITIGTLAVWGQGSGNSISFDGFNQLITVPKSGVSIGGTSITLEAWIKLEDASENNQTVMQLGQNYGFWWLRAGSDTAEVAFYDGVAWNYFAFGQDRNWFENEWHHVAATYDGTTVTTYIDGRIDRTYAYSSSLSTSGGALGIGGKINSAAGARYFVGQIDEVRSWNVVRTVDQIRSSMCMKLDGSETGLVFYFRFDEASSDPFGVIDLTGNGNNGSFNNMTDAEIQTSGAPIGDVSNYLYSTNYSGLSLTVVGLNGDELTISDILPISGANSLDGIQIFRVDGAPNVTTPAAGLDLVSEVNYFGIFPIGGDGSNTATLVYDYEGHPGISDETTLDLATRDDNSTSAWGNETTSINTNENTVTITNANIAQPQELILASTGNNTFPIELIYFTARWEEDDVQLDWGTASEINNDFFTLERSEDGSLFDPIEWVEAVGNSQETVRYQSFDRNPAGKHLYYRLKQTDVDGAFSYSNIVEVSKVDVGSAGYAFYPNPASNQLNVALAETPFDGAPYQIRFYDSMGRLHLTKELESQTALHHISVATLPNGVYVMEVIHKARREFQRVQIQH
- the rdgB gene encoding RdgB/HAM1 family non-canonical purine NTP pyrophosphatase, which translates into the protein MRQQLLFGTNNAHKLEEIRAIVGDKYEVVGLADLGISLDVEETEPTLEGNAELKARAYFEASGVPCFSDDTGLEVEALGGAPGVYSARYAGPDCLYQDNVDKLLREMGGKSNRSAKFRTSIAFYDGQVLRIFEGEVLGKITETEAGKGGFGYDPVFLPDGESLTFAEMEPAAKHAISHRGRAVRKFADFLMQESL
- the udk gene encoding uridine kinase; this translates as MSQPVPKPYLVGICGGSASGKTYLLNQLLQALPASQVTLISQDNYYFDLDHQIRDEEGLVNFDHPQSVDLVKLYEDVQKLMQGESVEIAEYTFNNPGKESCTIVMEPRPIILLEGIFVFYLAEMRELYDLKVFVEAKEHVKLSRRLNRDIAERGLNMESILRDYGKFVAPMYNRYVVPTKDLADIIVPNNDNKRMDAAISVLVNHMNTVLEKDLG
- a CDS encoding protein-tyrosine-phosphatase; the encoded protein is MMYSQISTYIESCQAEIDTIDAGRKADLDRLAQKIADRIQDGSPLNLLYICTHNSRRSHFGQVWGKVMAAYMGISGISSFSGGTETTACHPNSVAAIKRVGFQVDAITEGDNPHYEIRYDDATEPMLAYSKVFHDPANPQKDFFAIMTCSSADAACPFVPGADFRIPLPYDDPKAFDGTDLQDAKYDERCRQIATEHAYMYEQVSAKLKETQA
- a CDS encoding LytTR family DNA-binding domain-containing protein, whose protein sequence is MQSPRPQPTYIPQPSPLTVPLIQFIQHHHAQLSQTPELLSGMMEVLQRMLTEPAPHPCRLSVPQEHGYVLVDQTDIMMVEADGSYSKIHLVGGKTMMVSKSIKHVEELLDTKWFVRIHKSYVVNLKYVSSYSRSQGGSVTMENGKELLISRRRVPHFLEKLSAVTLAFHRNQAC
- the rpsA gene encoding 30S ribosomal protein S1, with protein sequence MAEETDKQLEQQQNTPEDQHLETNPATEREQFLASVLEEEDDDDWWKTEDDYSEEERKKMEDMYSGTLREFNENEIIEGTVVSMGDKEIVLNIGFKSEGIVPSNEFRDTPDLKPGDSVEVFVEKVEDQNGQLILSRRRAKSMRSWEKINQSMESDVILMGYVMRRTKGGFVVDIDGIEAFLPGSQIDVKPVRDFDVYVGRTMEFKVVKINHAYENVVVSHKVLIEAKLEEQRKEILQNLEKGQVLEGMVKNMTNFGVFIDLGGVDGLLHITDISWGRINHPQEVLNLDEKVNVVVLDFDDAKKRISLGMKQLTPHPWESLSDEISEGSKVKGRVVTVADYGVFLEIIPGVEGLIHTSEMSWSQHIKNPTEDFKVGDELEAVVLNIDREDKKMSLGLKQLKDDPWTNITTKYPVSSAHKGIVRNMTNYGLFVELEEGVDGLVHISDLSWTKKFNHPSEYVQTGEDLEVVVLDIDEENRRLSLGHKQLTEDVWDTFASIFTVGSKHNGTIKKIDGKGAIVELDYGVDGTVPAKHLKVAEGQEELKADQVAEFVVIEFNKDAKRLVLSHTKSWSEDAPVEKKKPAKKSGGSKASAPSGKAASTTLGEQADVLAQLKKQMEANESDTKDESAE